One Amycolatopsis thermophila DNA segment encodes these proteins:
- a CDS encoding class I SAM-dependent methyltransferase gives MSTDLGRAQQEHWQSVYRSAPYMYGDQPSEPCRSAAELFRAEQARTVLELGAGHGRDALFFAERGFHVHAADFSSTGIEQLRRRAEREGVAENVTTLVHDVRDPIPMPERSVDAVFAHMLLCMALSTDEIHTVVREVGRVLRPGGAFVYTARHTGDDHFGTGTAHGDGIYEQGGFAVHFFDDELVSSLARGWELREVHAFEEGELPRRLWRVTQIKR, from the coding sequence ATGTCCACTGATCTCGGCCGTGCCCAGCAGGAGCACTGGCAGTCGGTCTACCGGTCCGCGCCGTACATGTACGGCGACCAGCCCTCCGAGCCGTGCCGCAGCGCGGCGGAGCTGTTCCGCGCCGAGCAGGCGCGCACGGTGCTCGAACTCGGAGCCGGCCATGGCAGGGATGCGCTGTTCTTCGCAGAACGGGGCTTCCACGTGCACGCCGCCGATTTCAGCTCGACCGGGATCGAGCAGTTGCGAAGGCGCGCGGAGCGCGAGGGAGTGGCGGAGAACGTGACCACGCTGGTGCACGACGTCCGCGACCCGATCCCGATGCCCGAGCGCAGTGTGGACGCCGTGTTCGCGCACATGCTGCTGTGCATGGCGCTGTCCACCGACGAGATCCACACGGTGGTCCGCGAGGTCGGACGCGTGCTGCGGCCGGGCGGTGCGTTCGTCTACACCGCGCGCCACACCGGCGACGACCACTTCGGCACGGGAACGGCCCACGGCGACGGCATCTACGAGCAGGGCGGGTTCGCCGTGCACTTCTTCGACGACGAGCTCGTCAGCTCGCTTGCGCGAGGGTGGGAGCTGCGCGAGGTGCACGCCTTCGAAGAAGGCGAACTGCCGCGACGCCTCTGGCGCGTCACCCAGATCAAGCGCTGA